Proteins encoded together in one Carya illinoinensis cultivar Pawnee chromosome 3, C.illinoinensisPawnee_v1, whole genome shotgun sequence window:
- the LOC122303206 gene encoding F-box protein PP2-A13-like, giving the protein MGATFSGFVEDQSSIGSVVSSPSKPSLGDLPENCISSILTYFDPPEICKLARLNRAFRSASRADFVWQSKLPSNYKFLVNKVLHEDSEKLAKKDIYARLCRHNHFDHGTKEVWLDKSSGKVFMSISSKALRITGIDDRRYWNYIATEESRFQTIAYLHQIWWVEVLGELEFEFQPGTYSLFFRLQLGKASKVRFGRRVCNLDQVHGWDIKPVRFQLSASLSNGTQHHALSECFLREPGKWVCYHVGDFVIENPNTPTKIKFSMIQIDCTHTKGGLCVDSVLICPSGLEERL; this is encoded by the exons ATGGGGGCTACTTTCTCCGGTTTTGTAGAAGATCAGAGCAGTATTGGATCAGTAGTTTCTTCTCCATCGAAACCCAGTCTAGGTGACTTGCCAGAGAATTGCATCTCATCGATTCTGACATACTTCGATCCTCCGGAAATCTGTAAGTTAGCCCGATTGAACAGGGCTTTCCGCAGCGCTTCTCGGGCTGATTTTGTGTGGCAGTCGAAGTTGCCTTCAAATTATAAGTTTCTTGTCAATAAAGTTCTTCACGAAGACTCTGAGAAATTGGCTAAGAAAGATATTTATGCAAGATTATGTAGACACAATCACTTTGATCATGGTACTAAg gaAGTTTGGTTGGACAAGAGCAGTGGTAAGGTTTTTATGTCAATTTCGTCAAAGGCATTGAGGATAACAGGGATAGATGATCGAAGATACTGGAACTACATTGCGACTGAAGAATCCAG ATTTCAAACAATTGCATACCTTCACCAGATTTGGTGGGTTGAGGTGCTTGGAGAATTGGAGTTCGAATTCCAACCGGGGACATACAGCCTATTCTTCCGGCTTCAGCTAGGCAAAGCCTCGAAAGTACGGTTTGGTCGAAGGGTCTGTAACCTTGATCAAGTGCATGGTTGGGACATTAAACCTGTCCGGTTCCAGTTATCCGCATCACTATCGAACGGTACCCAGCATCATGCGCTTTCTGAATGTTTTTTGCGGGAACCAGGCAAATGGGTCTGTTACCATGTGGGTGACTTTGTCATCGAGAACCCTAACACGCCCACAAAGATCAAGTTTTCGATGATCCAGATTGATTGTACACACACCAAAGGTGGTCTTTGCGTTGACTCCGTCTTGATATGCCCCAGTGGGTTAGAAGAAAGATTATAA